The Glycine soja cultivar W05 chromosome 8, ASM419377v2, whole genome shotgun sequence genome has a window encoding:
- the LOC114422262 gene encoding potassium channel AKT2/3-like isoform X1 has protein sequence MEGMNFSSYNPQLASSLKKSYSKQEHDHSVERNHLNEEDHMSPSFNLRNISKLILPPLGVSSQNPVNSKGWIISPMDSRYRCWESFMVLLVAYSAWVYPFEVAFMHKSSNKEIYIVDTVVDLFFGIDIVLTFFVAYIDRTTHLLVRDKKKIVVRYLSTWFVMDLASTIPYEAIGYLFTGRQKVGLPYFLLGLLRFWRIRRVKQYFTRLEKDIRFSYFWVRCARLLSVTLFSVHCAGCLYYMLADRYPHQGKTWIGAVNPNFRETSLRIRYISAMYWSITTMTTVGYGDLHAVNTIEMIFIIFYMLFNLGLTAYLIGNMTNLVVEGTRRTMEFRNSIEAASNFVCRNRLPPRLKEQILAYMCLRFKAESLNQHQLIEQLPKSICKSICQHLFFATVEKVYLFKGVSKEIILSLVAKMKAEYIPPREDVIMQNEAPDDVYIIVSGEVEILDTETEKERILGTLHTGEMFGEFGALCCRPQSLTYRTKTLTQLLRLKTNTLLEAMQIKREDNIQILKNFLQHFKQVKDLSIKDLMVENVEEEDPNMAVNLLTVASTGNAAFLEELLRAGLDPDIGDSKGKTPLHIAASNGHEGCVKVLLKHACNMHIKDMNGNTALWDAIASKHYSIFRILFQLSALSDPNIAGDLMCTAAKRNELTVMTDLLRQGLNVDSKDHRDTTAIQIAMAENHVDMVQLLVMNGADVSDVHNHEFCSSTLNEMLQKREIGHLINVTEVMLSEVVLKGRHQEQEHNGGRSNSGLKFPRVSIYRGHPVVRREKCSMEAGKLIRLPDSIEELKTIAGEKFGFDAKDAMVTNEEGAEIDSVDVIRDNDKLFFCWIS, from the exons ATGGAGGGGATGAACTTCAGTTCATACAATCCTCAACTAGCCTCTAGCTTGAAGAAGAGTTACAGCAAGCAAGAGCATGATCATTCAGTAGAGCGTAATCATCTCAATGAAGAAGATCATATGTCTCCCTCTTTCAATCTGCGGAATATTTCAAAGCTCATTCTCCCCCCACTTGGTGTTTCAAGCCAGAATCCAGTTAACTCAAAAGGATGGATCATATCACCAATGGATTCCAGATACAG GTGTTGGGAGAGTTTTATGGTTCTTCTGGTAGCTTATTCTGCATGGGTGTATCCCTTTGAAGTTGCTTTCATGCACAAGTCTTCCAATAAGGAAATCTATATTGTGGACACTGTTGTTGATCTTTTCTTCGGTATTGATATTGTTTTGACATTCTTCGTGGCTTACATTGATCGAACCACTCATCTACTAGTTCGAGACAAGAAGAAGATTGTAGTAAG ATACCTGTCTACATGGTTCGTGATGGATTTGGCATCAACTATACCATATGAGGCAATTGGATATTTGTTCACTGGCAGACAGAAAGTGGGCCTCCCATACTTCCTCTTGGGCCTGCTCAGATTTTGGAGAATCAGACGGGTCAAGCAATACTTCACAAG GCTTGAGAAAGACATCAGGTTCAGCTATTTCTGGGTCCGATGTGCTAGGCTTCTTTCT GTAACACTTTTTTCAGTTCATTGTGCTGGGTGTCTGTATTACATGCTAGCTGATCGTTACCCCCACCAAGGAAAGACATGGATTGGAGCTGTGAATCCAAACTTCCGAGAGACAAGCCTTCGGATCAGATACATTTCAGCCATGTACTGGTCCATCACTACCATGACCACTGTAGGTTATGGTGACCTCCACGCTGTCAACACCATAGAAATGATCTTCATTATTTTCTACATGCTCTTTAACCTTGGCCTAACTGCTTACTTGATTGGTAACATGACAAATCTTGTTGTTGAAGGAACTCGCCGTACCATGGAGttt AGAAATAGCATTGAAGCAGCATCAAATTTTGTGTGCCGAAATCGGTTGCCTCCAAGGTTAAAAGAGCAGATCTTGGCTTACATGTGCTTAAGATTTAAGGCAGAGAGCTTGAACCAGCATCAGCTTATTGAACAGCTTCCGAAGTCGATTTGCAAAAGCATCTGCCAGCATTTGTTTTTTGCAACTGTAGAGAAAGTCTATCTTTTCAAAGGCGTctcaaaagaaattattttgtcCCTG GTTGCAAAAATGAAGGCAGAATACATACCACCCAGAGAGGATGTTATCATGCAAAATGAAGCACCAGATGATGTTTACATAATAGTCTCTGGCGAAGTGGAGATCCTCGATACTGAAACggagaaagaaagaattttAGGGACTCTACATACTGGGGAAATGTTTGGAGAGTTTGGTGCACTTTGTTGTAGACCTCAGAGCCTTACCTACAGAACCAAGACTCTCACACAGCTCCTGAGACTCAAGACCAATACTCTTCTAGAAGCAATGCAGATTAAAAGAGAAGATAACATACAAATACTCAAAAATTTTCTTCAG CATTTCAAGCAGGTTAAGGATCTGAGTATcaaagatttgatggtggagaaCGTAGAAGAAGAGGACCCTAACATGGCTGTGAACTTGCTAACTGTGGCAAGCACTGGCAATGCTGCTTTTCTTGAGGAGCTTCTAAGAGCAGGTTTGGATCCTGACATTGGAGACTCCAAAGGGAAAACTCCATTG CACATAGCAGCATCAAATGGGCATGAAGGGTGTGTTAAAGTCTTACTCAAGCATGCATGCAACATGCATATAAAAG ACATGAATGGTAACACTGCACTATGGGATGCTATAGCATCAAAACATTACTCAATATTCCGGATCCTCTTCCAGCTTTCTGCTCTCTCTGATCCAAACATAGCAGGCGATCTCATGTGTACAGCAGCAAAAAGAAATGAACTAACAGTGATGACCGATCTTCTAAGGCAAGGACTAAACGTTGACTCCAAAGATCACCGTGATACAACTGCAATCCAAATTGCCATGGCCGAAAATCATGTTGACATGGTTCAGTTGCTTGTCATGAATGGTGCTGATGTCTCTGATGTGCATAACCATGAATTTTGTTCATCCACCTTAAATGAAATGCTGCAGAAGCGTGAAATTGGGCATCTAATTAATGTAACTGAGGTCATGCTCAGTGAAGTTGTATTAAAAGGGAGACATCAAGAGCAGGAGCACAATGGAGGAAGATCTAATAGTGGACTAAAGTTTCCAAGGGTAAGCATATATAGAGGTCACCCTGTagttagaagagaaaaatgttCCATGGAAGCTGGGAAGCTAATAAGGTTGCCTGATTCAATAGAGGAACTAAAAACTATTGCAG GTGAAAAATTTGGGTTTGATGCAAAAGATGCAATGGTGACAAATGAAGAAGGAGCTGAAATAGACTCCGTTGATGTGATCAGAGATaatgacaaactttttttttgttggataaGCTGA
- the LOC114422262 gene encoding potassium channel AKT2/3-like isoform X2, whose protein sequence is MEGMNFSSYNPQLASSLKKSYSKQEHDHSVERNHLNEEDHMSPSFNLRNISKLILPPLGVSSQNPVNSKGWIISPMDSRYRCWESFMVLLVAYSAWVYPFEVAFMHKSSNKEIYIVDTVVDLFFGIDIVLTFFVAYIDRTTHLLVRDKKKIVVRQKVGLPYFLLGLLRFWRIRRVKQYFTRLEKDIRFSYFWVRCARLLSVTLFSVHCAGCLYYMLADRYPHQGKTWIGAVNPNFRETSLRIRYISAMYWSITTMTTVGYGDLHAVNTIEMIFIIFYMLFNLGLTAYLIGNMTNLVVEGTRRTMEFRNSIEAASNFVCRNRLPPRLKEQILAYMCLRFKAESLNQHQLIEQLPKSICKSICQHLFFATVEKVYLFKGVSKEIILSLVAKMKAEYIPPREDVIMQNEAPDDVYIIVSGEVEILDTETEKERILGTLHTGEMFGEFGALCCRPQSLTYRTKTLTQLLRLKTNTLLEAMQIKREDNIQILKNFLQHFKQVKDLSIKDLMVENVEEEDPNMAVNLLTVASTGNAAFLEELLRAGLDPDIGDSKGKTPLHIAASNGHEGCVKVLLKHACNMHIKDMNGNTALWDAIASKHYSIFRILFQLSALSDPNIAGDLMCTAAKRNELTVMTDLLRQGLNVDSKDHRDTTAIQIAMAENHVDMVQLLVMNGADVSDVHNHEFCSSTLNEMLQKREIGHLINVTEVMLSEVVLKGRHQEQEHNGGRSNSGLKFPRVSIYRGHPVVRREKCSMEAGKLIRLPDSIEELKTIAGEKFGFDAKDAMVTNEEGAEIDSVDVIRDNDKLFFCWIS, encoded by the exons ATGGAGGGGATGAACTTCAGTTCATACAATCCTCAACTAGCCTCTAGCTTGAAGAAGAGTTACAGCAAGCAAGAGCATGATCATTCAGTAGAGCGTAATCATCTCAATGAAGAAGATCATATGTCTCCCTCTTTCAATCTGCGGAATATTTCAAAGCTCATTCTCCCCCCACTTGGTGTTTCAAGCCAGAATCCAGTTAACTCAAAAGGATGGATCATATCACCAATGGATTCCAGATACAG GTGTTGGGAGAGTTTTATGGTTCTTCTGGTAGCTTATTCTGCATGGGTGTATCCCTTTGAAGTTGCTTTCATGCACAAGTCTTCCAATAAGGAAATCTATATTGTGGACACTGTTGTTGATCTTTTCTTCGGTATTGATATTGTTTTGACATTCTTCGTGGCTTACATTGATCGAACCACTCATCTACTAGTTCGAGACAAGAAGAAGATTGTAGTAAG ACAGAAAGTGGGCCTCCCATACTTCCTCTTGGGCCTGCTCAGATTTTGGAGAATCAGACGGGTCAAGCAATACTTCACAAG GCTTGAGAAAGACATCAGGTTCAGCTATTTCTGGGTCCGATGTGCTAGGCTTCTTTCT GTAACACTTTTTTCAGTTCATTGTGCTGGGTGTCTGTATTACATGCTAGCTGATCGTTACCCCCACCAAGGAAAGACATGGATTGGAGCTGTGAATCCAAACTTCCGAGAGACAAGCCTTCGGATCAGATACATTTCAGCCATGTACTGGTCCATCACTACCATGACCACTGTAGGTTATGGTGACCTCCACGCTGTCAACACCATAGAAATGATCTTCATTATTTTCTACATGCTCTTTAACCTTGGCCTAACTGCTTACTTGATTGGTAACATGACAAATCTTGTTGTTGAAGGAACTCGCCGTACCATGGAGttt AGAAATAGCATTGAAGCAGCATCAAATTTTGTGTGCCGAAATCGGTTGCCTCCAAGGTTAAAAGAGCAGATCTTGGCTTACATGTGCTTAAGATTTAAGGCAGAGAGCTTGAACCAGCATCAGCTTATTGAACAGCTTCCGAAGTCGATTTGCAAAAGCATCTGCCAGCATTTGTTTTTTGCAACTGTAGAGAAAGTCTATCTTTTCAAAGGCGTctcaaaagaaattattttgtcCCTG GTTGCAAAAATGAAGGCAGAATACATACCACCCAGAGAGGATGTTATCATGCAAAATGAAGCACCAGATGATGTTTACATAATAGTCTCTGGCGAAGTGGAGATCCTCGATACTGAAACggagaaagaaagaattttAGGGACTCTACATACTGGGGAAATGTTTGGAGAGTTTGGTGCACTTTGTTGTAGACCTCAGAGCCTTACCTACAGAACCAAGACTCTCACACAGCTCCTGAGACTCAAGACCAATACTCTTCTAGAAGCAATGCAGATTAAAAGAGAAGATAACATACAAATACTCAAAAATTTTCTTCAG CATTTCAAGCAGGTTAAGGATCTGAGTATcaaagatttgatggtggagaaCGTAGAAGAAGAGGACCCTAACATGGCTGTGAACTTGCTAACTGTGGCAAGCACTGGCAATGCTGCTTTTCTTGAGGAGCTTCTAAGAGCAGGTTTGGATCCTGACATTGGAGACTCCAAAGGGAAAACTCCATTG CACATAGCAGCATCAAATGGGCATGAAGGGTGTGTTAAAGTCTTACTCAAGCATGCATGCAACATGCATATAAAAG ACATGAATGGTAACACTGCACTATGGGATGCTATAGCATCAAAACATTACTCAATATTCCGGATCCTCTTCCAGCTTTCTGCTCTCTCTGATCCAAACATAGCAGGCGATCTCATGTGTACAGCAGCAAAAAGAAATGAACTAACAGTGATGACCGATCTTCTAAGGCAAGGACTAAACGTTGACTCCAAAGATCACCGTGATACAACTGCAATCCAAATTGCCATGGCCGAAAATCATGTTGACATGGTTCAGTTGCTTGTCATGAATGGTGCTGATGTCTCTGATGTGCATAACCATGAATTTTGTTCATCCACCTTAAATGAAATGCTGCAGAAGCGTGAAATTGGGCATCTAATTAATGTAACTGAGGTCATGCTCAGTGAAGTTGTATTAAAAGGGAGACATCAAGAGCAGGAGCACAATGGAGGAAGATCTAATAGTGGACTAAAGTTTCCAAGGGTAAGCATATATAGAGGTCACCCTGTagttagaagagaaaaatgttCCATGGAAGCTGGGAAGCTAATAAGGTTGCCTGATTCAATAGAGGAACTAAAAACTATTGCAG GTGAAAAATTTGGGTTTGATGCAAAAGATGCAATGGTGACAAATGAAGAAGGAGCTGAAATAGACTCCGTTGATGTGATCAGAGATaatgacaaactttttttttgttggataaGCTGA
- the LOC114422262 gene encoding potassium channel AKT2/3-like isoform X3: MDLASTIPYEAIGYLFTGRQKVGLPYFLLGLLRFWRIRRVKQYFTRLEKDIRFSYFWVRCARLLSVTLFSVHCAGCLYYMLADRYPHQGKTWIGAVNPNFRETSLRIRYISAMYWSITTMTTVGYGDLHAVNTIEMIFIIFYMLFNLGLTAYLIGNMTNLVVEGTRRTMEFRNSIEAASNFVCRNRLPPRLKEQILAYMCLRFKAESLNQHQLIEQLPKSICKSICQHLFFATVEKVYLFKGVSKEIILSLVAKMKAEYIPPREDVIMQNEAPDDVYIIVSGEVEILDTETEKERILGTLHTGEMFGEFGALCCRPQSLTYRTKTLTQLLRLKTNTLLEAMQIKREDNIQILKNFLQHFKQVKDLSIKDLMVENVEEEDPNMAVNLLTVASTGNAAFLEELLRAGLDPDIGDSKGKTPLHIAASNGHEGCVKVLLKHACNMHIKDMNGNTALWDAIASKHYSIFRILFQLSALSDPNIAGDLMCTAAKRNELTVMTDLLRQGLNVDSKDHRDTTAIQIAMAENHVDMVQLLVMNGADVSDVHNHEFCSSTLNEMLQKREIGHLINVTEVMLSEVVLKGRHQEQEHNGGRSNSGLKFPRVSIYRGHPVVRREKCSMEAGKLIRLPDSIEELKTIAGEKFGFDAKDAMVTNEEGAEIDSVDVIRDNDKLFFCWIS; encoded by the exons ATGGATTTGGCATCAACTATACCATATGAGGCAATTGGATATTTGTTCACTGGCAGACAGAAAGTGGGCCTCCCATACTTCCTCTTGGGCCTGCTCAGATTTTGGAGAATCAGACGGGTCAAGCAATACTTCACAAG GCTTGAGAAAGACATCAGGTTCAGCTATTTCTGGGTCCGATGTGCTAGGCTTCTTTCT GTAACACTTTTTTCAGTTCATTGTGCTGGGTGTCTGTATTACATGCTAGCTGATCGTTACCCCCACCAAGGAAAGACATGGATTGGAGCTGTGAATCCAAACTTCCGAGAGACAAGCCTTCGGATCAGATACATTTCAGCCATGTACTGGTCCATCACTACCATGACCACTGTAGGTTATGGTGACCTCCACGCTGTCAACACCATAGAAATGATCTTCATTATTTTCTACATGCTCTTTAACCTTGGCCTAACTGCTTACTTGATTGGTAACATGACAAATCTTGTTGTTGAAGGAACTCGCCGTACCATGGAGttt AGAAATAGCATTGAAGCAGCATCAAATTTTGTGTGCCGAAATCGGTTGCCTCCAAGGTTAAAAGAGCAGATCTTGGCTTACATGTGCTTAAGATTTAAGGCAGAGAGCTTGAACCAGCATCAGCTTATTGAACAGCTTCCGAAGTCGATTTGCAAAAGCATCTGCCAGCATTTGTTTTTTGCAACTGTAGAGAAAGTCTATCTTTTCAAAGGCGTctcaaaagaaattattttgtcCCTG GTTGCAAAAATGAAGGCAGAATACATACCACCCAGAGAGGATGTTATCATGCAAAATGAAGCACCAGATGATGTTTACATAATAGTCTCTGGCGAAGTGGAGATCCTCGATACTGAAACggagaaagaaagaattttAGGGACTCTACATACTGGGGAAATGTTTGGAGAGTTTGGTGCACTTTGTTGTAGACCTCAGAGCCTTACCTACAGAACCAAGACTCTCACACAGCTCCTGAGACTCAAGACCAATACTCTTCTAGAAGCAATGCAGATTAAAAGAGAAGATAACATACAAATACTCAAAAATTTTCTTCAG CATTTCAAGCAGGTTAAGGATCTGAGTATcaaagatttgatggtggagaaCGTAGAAGAAGAGGACCCTAACATGGCTGTGAACTTGCTAACTGTGGCAAGCACTGGCAATGCTGCTTTTCTTGAGGAGCTTCTAAGAGCAGGTTTGGATCCTGACATTGGAGACTCCAAAGGGAAAACTCCATTG CACATAGCAGCATCAAATGGGCATGAAGGGTGTGTTAAAGTCTTACTCAAGCATGCATGCAACATGCATATAAAAG ACATGAATGGTAACACTGCACTATGGGATGCTATAGCATCAAAACATTACTCAATATTCCGGATCCTCTTCCAGCTTTCTGCTCTCTCTGATCCAAACATAGCAGGCGATCTCATGTGTACAGCAGCAAAAAGAAATGAACTAACAGTGATGACCGATCTTCTAAGGCAAGGACTAAACGTTGACTCCAAAGATCACCGTGATACAACTGCAATCCAAATTGCCATGGCCGAAAATCATGTTGACATGGTTCAGTTGCTTGTCATGAATGGTGCTGATGTCTCTGATGTGCATAACCATGAATTTTGTTCATCCACCTTAAATGAAATGCTGCAGAAGCGTGAAATTGGGCATCTAATTAATGTAACTGAGGTCATGCTCAGTGAAGTTGTATTAAAAGGGAGACATCAAGAGCAGGAGCACAATGGAGGAAGATCTAATAGTGGACTAAAGTTTCCAAGGGTAAGCATATATAGAGGTCACCCTGTagttagaagagaaaaatgttCCATGGAAGCTGGGAAGCTAATAAGGTTGCCTGATTCAATAGAGGAACTAAAAACTATTGCAG GTGAAAAATTTGGGTTTGATGCAAAAGATGCAATGGTGACAAATGAAGAAGGAGCTGAAATAGACTCCGTTGATGTGATCAGAGATaatgacaaactttttttttgttggataaGCTGA